The following coding sequences lie in one Klebsiella huaxiensis genomic window:
- a CDS encoding GNAT family N-acetyltransferase, which translates to MTWKLVKQIVHNDVLRNSFIDLAIKTFDLSFKEWYSKGYWTDAYIPYALVSNNKVIANASANIIDLVWQGEARRYIQIGTVMTDVDHRNKGLAGQLVNEILADWQDKADAFFLFANPTTVDFYPKFGFERTDEHQYIMPVMPAAGDFRKLDMDQPENVALLRQYYQKSNPFSQLRIEDNFGLLMFYCSAFMKHFVYYSEKNQAIAIAMQNGPALIFFDIFCDSGRSLPAIINELADKNTYQAILGFTPKENRVGEYEKIEGEDILFIYGQKENIFKENKLMFPLLSHA; encoded by the coding sequence ATGACCTGGAAATTAGTTAAGCAAATTGTGCACAATGACGTTTTAAGAAATAGCTTCATTGACCTGGCGATTAAAACCTTCGACCTCTCCTTTAAAGAGTGGTATAGCAAAGGTTACTGGACCGACGCCTATATTCCCTACGCTCTGGTGAGCAACAATAAAGTGATTGCTAACGCCTCTGCCAATATCATCGATCTGGTCTGGCAAGGTGAAGCCCGCCGCTATATTCAAATCGGTACCGTGATGACCGATGTCGACCATCGAAACAAGGGGCTGGCCGGGCAGCTTGTTAATGAAATTCTGGCGGACTGGCAGGATAAAGCCGACGCATTCTTTCTCTTCGCTAACCCGACAACCGTTGATTTTTATCCAAAATTCGGCTTCGAGCGCACCGACGAGCATCAGTATATTATGCCGGTGATGCCCGCAGCAGGCGACTTCCGCAAGCTGGATATGGACCAACCGGAAAACGTTGCGCTATTGCGGCAGTACTATCAAAAATCGAATCCATTTTCGCAACTGCGGATAGAGGATAACTTCGGTTTATTAATGTTCTACTGCTCCGCTTTTATGAAACACTTCGTCTATTATTCCGAGAAAAATCAGGCTATCGCGATTGCGATGCAAAACGGTCCGGCGCTGATCTTTTTTGATATTTTCTGCGATAGCGGCCGCTCGCTACCGGCCATTATTAACGAACTTGCCGATAAAAATACTTATCAGGCCATACTGGGCTTTACCCCCAAAGAGAACCGGGTTGGCGAGTATGAAAAAATCGAAGGGGAAGATATTTTGTTTATCTACGGACAAAAAGAAAATATCTTCAAAGAGAATAAGCTGATGTTCCCGCTGTTATCCCACGCCTGA
- a CDS encoding TonB-dependent receptor: MSTHTAAQHHASTDRSEPIESANFSGFPALLVGLCCLLPLNVVAAESEEQEKKRTDSSYQDQDLMIVTGEKTARSLLDTGSSVEVFDSRRIDSMPGAETVSDLMRMTANTVDIGIGNDLPTVRGVDGSGPSTGAGAFLSGTRPRLGLSLDGRSLTYNEQAYGPQSLWDMERVEIFRGPQSYIQGRNAIAGAIVMTSKDPDFGWESAFKGGAGNQHSSQLAAMVNAPLIEEQLAFRASVDRQRRRSDINLPAYDPVGDPSEVQTTSARAKLLFNPAGLRNLTTKLTFNHSDSGAPQNESLNPMPHPTSSRYDWRRAVFKSNVNSGIWDLAWEGDDGLRLENRFIYTGFHINRYVADGLPKAKIDGSEVHVEPVVHFGNSDSRLRGFAGLRYFDASQDESVYIFGGSTFTDDTRTSSAYGELTWAVTPQVDITTSTRLEREHRKRLGGSQSVRIDFDETYNVFLPKLDVAWKPEANQTWGARVARGYNAGGAGITLSAPITSYTYDSEYVWNYELYTRHALNDGNVVLTGNLFYNDYKDMQLPYYLAANSTVIRNADKVETWGAEMGATWTPRWDLELSGNIGLLKTKIAEFPGSGVEGHELARAPAYTANVGAAWQVASGWELSGNVAFSDSYYSAYDNDSRGRIGSYWSANAQLAYTFMYGRATLFAQNLFDSDRKVMVSSNDVYTAIQQRSRLVGAAVELRF, from the coding sequence ATGAGCACGCATACCGCCGCTCAACACCACGCTTCAACTGACCGGTCAGAACCGATTGAGTCAGCGAATTTTTCCGGGTTTCCCGCCCTTTTAGTTGGCCTGTGCTGCCTGCTTCCGCTTAATGTAGTCGCCGCAGAGAGCGAAGAGCAGGAGAAAAAGCGCACGGATAGCAGTTATCAGGATCAGGATCTGATGATCGTTACCGGCGAAAAAACCGCTCGTTCGCTACTCGATACCGGCTCCAGCGTTGAGGTGTTCGATAGCCGACGGATCGACAGCATGCCGGGAGCTGAAACCGTCTCTGACCTGATGCGCATGACTGCCAACACCGTCGATATCGGTATCGGTAACGATCTGCCAACCGTACGCGGGGTGGATGGTTCCGGGCCAAGCACCGGAGCCGGAGCGTTTCTCAGTGGGACCCGTCCGCGCCTGGGGCTTTCTCTTGATGGCCGTTCTCTGACCTATAATGAGCAGGCCTACGGTCCGCAGTCGCTGTGGGATATGGAACGGGTGGAAATTTTTCGCGGACCGCAGAGCTATATTCAAGGCCGTAACGCCATTGCCGGGGCCATCGTGATGACATCAAAAGACCCGGATTTTGGCTGGGAGAGCGCCTTCAAAGGCGGCGCGGGTAATCAGCATTCGTCCCAGCTTGCCGCGATGGTCAACGCTCCGCTGATTGAAGAACAGCTGGCCTTCCGCGCCAGCGTTGATCGCCAGCGGCGGCGCAGCGATATCAATTTACCAGCCTACGATCCGGTCGGCGATCCGAGCGAAGTACAAACCACCAGCGCTCGCGCGAAGCTGCTATTCAACCCGGCAGGTCTGCGCAATCTCACCACCAAACTCACCTTCAACCACTCCGATAGCGGAGCTCCACAAAACGAAAGCCTTAACCCGATGCCACACCCGACCAGCTCCCGTTACGACTGGCGGCGGGCGGTGTTTAAAAGCAACGTCAATAGCGGTATCTGGGATCTTGCCTGGGAAGGCGATGACGGCCTGCGGCTGGAAAACCGCTTTATTTACACTGGATTCCACATTAACCGCTACGTCGCCGACGGCCTGCCAAAAGCCAAAATCGATGGTTCTGAAGTGCACGTCGAACCCGTCGTGCACTTCGGCAATAGCGACAGCCGCCTGCGGGGCTTTGCCGGATTACGCTATTTCGACGCCTCACAGGATGAGTCAGTCTATATCTTTGGCGGTTCCACCTTCACCGATGATACCCGCACCAGTTCAGCCTACGGCGAGCTGACCTGGGCGGTCACGCCGCAGGTGGATATTACGACCTCCACCCGCCTTGAGCGCGAGCACCGCAAACGTCTCGGCGGCAGCCAGAGCGTGCGCATTGATTTTGACGAAACTTACAACGTCTTTTTACCGAAACTGGACGTCGCCTGGAAACCGGAGGCCAATCAAACCTGGGGCGCACGCGTTGCGCGAGGCTATAACGCCGGCGGCGCGGGGATCACGCTGAGCGCACCGATCACCAGCTACACCTATGACTCGGAATACGTCTGGAACTATGAGCTTTATACTCGCCACGCCCTGAACGATGGCAACGTAGTCTTAACCGGCAACCTTTTCTACAACGACTACAAAGATATGCAGCTCCCCTATTACCTCGCCGCCAATTCTACGGTAATCCGTAATGCCGATAAGGTTGAAACCTGGGGCGCAGAGATGGGAGCCACCTGGACACCGCGTTGGGATCTGGAGCTTTCCGGCAATATCGGTTTACTGAAAACCAAAATTGCCGAATTCCCCGGCAGCGGCGTTGAAGGTCACGAGCTGGCCCGCGCTCCTGCGTATACCGCCAACGTCGGCGCCGCCTGGCAGGTTGCCAGCGGCTGGGAGCTGAGCGGCAACGTCGCCTTCTCCGACTCCTACTACTCCGCCTACGACAACGACTCACGTGGTCGTATCGGCTCTTATTGGTCGGCGAATGCGCAGCTGGCTTACACCTTTATGTACGGTCGGGCGACGTTGTTCGCGCAAAACCTGTTTGATTCCGACCGCAAGGTGATGGTCAGCAGCAACGATGTTTATACCGCCATTCAGCAACGCTCACGCCTGGTCGGTGCCGCCGTGGAATTACGCTTTTAA